The Periophthalmus magnuspinnatus isolate fPerMag1 chromosome 19, fPerMag1.2.pri, whole genome shotgun sequence region CACAATTTCTGTGCTAATATTTGACAAGGAAAATCAGTCTGTACTTATAAATAATTAAACGActgcatataaaaaaataataataatatttgtgcATCCAAGGTTATTAGAGGAAATCACATGTAGCTGGTAATTTCTGTATCTTATCCTTAAGGCGTTGTGTGGGTCATTTCAGGTCATCATTCAACTGGACAGTAAACTTCCACAACAGGACTGGCAAGTTCGTTTTCGCATCCGGATTACGCCGATATCAAAAGTGTTGTATTTAAGGAATTACGTATTTATCTGTTCACTCGATATCATCTGCGGAACTAGAGTTAAAATTAGGCTACGTTTATAAAATCCATCCACCCAAATGCACAAAACCCCACGTAAAATACAGTGTTTTAAGTAGCAACCCAAGTAGCAACCCAAAGACCTAAATAAACGTATTGGATCGACACtctcaaaagaaacaaaagacaatTTGCACCGCGCTTTATCCAGATATGAAGTTGTGTAGCAGGCTAAGCTAGTGTTACACAGATAACCTTGGGGTTTGGGACAGCATGTTTGGTAAGGATACAGATGCCCACTACCACAGCTCCAATGGCGAGTCCCGTCACTACATTTCGTGTCCTCAGTTTTTGAGTTTTCTTCTTCCATTGCTCCAGCTCCACCTGTCtgataaaatgtaattgttctTTAGAAATGCCCTCTTTAGCTGGGTCTATCCTTTTGGCGAAGGGAGCTTCTGATGTACTGGGTTTCTTGTCAGCCATGTCCGCGCTCTGACAGACGGAAGGTTGTTGTATTCTTTTTGGTTTCAAAAGTCTATGATGCAAAACGACCTGTTAAACCCACTGTAGGTCAATAATTGGGAACCGATCTAagtaaaattgactttaaacTCATACATCCACCACCTTTAGGTAAGCGCTGCTCCACGTTGGTGCAACGTCAAAAACGTACCGGCGTGTACATGTAGTTCTGACTTTGGTTCCTCTTGGCAAGTTGGTCCAAGAACGAGAGAATAGCGCCATCTTTTGACATAAGCGgttacatttattacattttcttttgagtGATTGAACAACATTTCAgaaatttaaatgtataaatggcTAAAACAAACCGGTATAGTTCTCAACAATCCAACGAACTTAATGTTTGTAAGTTTCGACTAGCCTCGTTTGACCTCCTGACTGATTTCCTTGAAAAACTCaacaaggaaaataaaaataaactcaacagTTTATCAAAATGTTCCGGGAACTTCAGGCATAGCAGCGTGATGGGTAAATATCTGTATTTAGTAAATATAATTCCCTGAAATATACCAAGAGTAACGCTATTTGTCagttatttgcatattttgctAAGACCAAATATAACATGTTTGCTAGCTACAAGAAACGTTAACTAGTTTTATAATTAAAGgttcaacttttctggtggagggtccatggAATTGTTTCTGCTTTGCAAGAATATATTTCACAGACATTAAATTGACATTAACTTAAATCTAGCATATGTTTAATTATATATGTTCTGATGACTCAAAAATAATTGTGACCAGTgccacctctccacagttctgacctgtaacttggcctgtcatcactttgtcttcattgagataagtttaatgacatacagtGAAGAATAATAACAACATCTTCACAAAGACAAGCAGTTGTCATTCTGAAAAACTGGCAAACAGTATATTGATTTGTGAAAAATGAAACACCAACTAGAATAGAATATGTAATAAATAGGATACAAtaattaactgtattttttattgtttctctTTTACTTTCTTCCACAGAATCCATCTTATTTATGACCAAAGCACTGAGACTTGACCCACACGTTGGATACCATGCCAATGAGTTACTTCAAAGGTACATTATGTGCAATTAAAATCAATAACCAACTTTATTTAATACCTAGAAttagtttaatcctgcttttgtTCTCTAGTTTCATGATCAAACACCTAACCCATCTGCTCACCACGCCCTCACTTCAGGGAGCATCTGGCATCCCGCCCATAAGTTATGAAGATGCAGTTTTGGATTTGGTCAAAGAGAAGTTccctttcattattttttcctgTGTACAACTCGCAAGCAAAATGTCCTTGCACGTGAACGTAACTCAGCCTCATTTGTAATGTAAAAAGATTAGGTTTGTCAAtttgttttaatgattttttatgtttgtttttagattATTGACAACAACACTGCTGTACACTTCCTCCAGTCATTGGGCTTCACTGCTACAAAGAAATATCTCCTGGATTCAGAGCTGATGGTGCTTAAGGGGCTCGACTTTAAACTGGAAGTGGCTAACCCTCTGATCTACGTTGAAATACTTTTGGAAG contains the following coding sequences:
- the LOC117386833 gene encoding cytochrome c oxidase assembly factor 3 homolog, mitochondrial, which translates into the protein MADKKPSTSEAPFAKRIDPAKEGISKEQLHFIRQVELEQWKKKTQKLRTRNVVTGLAIGAVVVGIYGYTFWSVSQEKIMDEIDEEAKRARTQTPKTGAN
- the cntd1 gene encoding cyclin N-terminal domain-containing protein 1, which gives rise to MAKTNRYSSQQSNELNVCKFRLASFDLLTDFLEKLNKENKNKLNSLSKCSGNFRHSSVMESILFMTKALRLDPHVGYHANELLQSFMIKHLTHLLTTPSLQGASGIPPISYEDAVLDLVKEKFPFIIFSCVQLASKMSLHVNIIDNNTAVHFLQSLGFTATKKYLLDSELMVLKGLDFKLEVANPLIYVEILLEVLGYNKPSVPIEHIYDLCQQVLQFVVLERFTIYDSLLMVITRSQQPTTEQREKFVTVTEDWMLLGVAVIAAALYIFHISQWEEVVRELSNTTGISWRTIMDFAVVILLHLTDSSGL